A single Tenacibaculum sp. 190524A02b DNA region contains:
- a CDS encoding MBL fold metallo-hydrolase, whose amino-acid sequence MKYKKFNLLKIVTCLTLLMLIIIACNNDDVNINKPTTVNFNSAPDATILSTGNVEIITENTVRYHVLNFNAGGYTSTIVETETTATLIDVGSQVNEGAEMRAYANAINKPLSVIITHDHPDHYGNISNFSDVPVFAHTEAAADLAANTGFTTMYSTAINVVDDSQVIGGLEFKFANIPNAETAENGYIFIPSLGVLFPGDLMYNGRHNYIREYTPLDSVDELDNWITGLNQLKNDFGNYNRVFVGHIGTHTDIPTLIDANIEYLRNAQGLIKGTKELTSGSFATSVQEVVDELALLYPNLISGALTLALPDAFFPGDPGANWFE is encoded by the coding sequence ATGAAATATAAAAAATTCAATCTTTTAAAAATAGTAACTTGTTTAACTTTACTAATGCTTATTATAATAGCTTGTAATAACGACGATGTTAACATTAACAAACCTACAACAGTAAATTTTAATAGTGCCCCAGATGCTACTATATTATCTACAGGGAATGTTGAGATTATTACTGAAAACACTGTACGTTATCATGTATTAAACTTTAATGCGGGTGGATATACCTCAACTATTGTTGAAACTGAGACTACAGCTACTTTAATTGATGTTGGTTCTCAAGTAAATGAAGGTGCAGAGATGAGAGCCTATGCTAATGCTATTAATAAACCTTTATCGGTTATCATTACTCATGACCATCCAGATCATTATGGTAATATTAGTAACTTTTCAGATGTGCCAGTTTTTGCACATACAGAGGCTGCTGCTGATCTTGCTGCTAATACTGGTTTTACAACAATGTACTCAACTGCTATTAATGTTGTTGATGATTCACAAGTTATTGGTGGATTAGAGTTTAAGTTTGCAAACATTCCTAATGCGGAAACAGCAGAAAATGGGTATATATTTATTCCGAGTCTTGGTGTATTATTCCCTGGTGATTTAATGTATAATGGTAGACATAATTATATTCGTGAATATACTCCTTTAGATAGTGTTGATGAGCTAGATAATTGGATTACTGGCTTAAATCAATTAAAAAACGATTTTGGTAATTACAATCGTGTCTTTGTTGGTCATATAGGTACACATACCGATATCCCTACATTAATTGATGCTAATATTGAATACTTAAGAAACGCTCAAGGTTTGATTAAAGGGACTAAAGAACTAACATCTGGTAGTTTTGCTACTTCTGTTCAAGAGGTTGTTGATGAATTGGCTTTACTTTATCCTAATTTAATATCTGGTGCCTTAACGCTTGCTTTACCTGATGCTTTCTTTCCTGGAGATCCTGGTGCCAATTGGTTTGAGTAA
- a CDS encoding Crp/Fnr family transcriptional regulator, which yields MDSNPLIEYISKHISLTQDEIDIITDYTKYRKYLKGQFIVQQGDVCRNESFVVSGCAKTFHIDSDGQEHIVTFAIENWWASDFGSFITQSPANFNVQCIENTEVIQFSYDSLQLMFAKVPKMERFVRLVTQKAYVASQQRVIRNFSMSAKSQYLKFKKLYPQIEQRVPQYMIASYLGITKEFLSKIKSQLISEQ from the coding sequence ATGGACAGCAATCCTCTTATCGAATATATTAGTAAACACATTAGCTTAACCCAAGATGAAATTGATATTATAACTGACTATACAAAATATAGAAAGTACTTAAAAGGGCAGTTTATAGTTCAGCAAGGTGATGTATGTAGAAATGAAAGTTTTGTAGTTAGTGGTTGTGCTAAAACATTCCATATTGATTCTGATGGACAAGAACATATAGTTACTTTTGCTATTGAAAATTGGTGGGCTTCGGATTTTGGTAGCTTTATAACACAATCTCCTGCTAATTTTAATGTTCAATGCATAGAAAATACTGAAGTAATCCAGTTTTCTTATGATAGTTTACAATTGATGTTTGCTAAAGTTCCGAAAATGGAACGTTTTGTAAGGCTTGTTACTCAAAAGGCTTATGTGGCTTCTCAACAAAGGGTTATTAGAAACTTTAGCATGTCTGCAAAGAGCCAATATTTAAAATTTAAAAAGTTATACCCTCAAATAGAACAACGTGTACCTCAATACATGATTGCTTCTTATCTTGGTATTACTAAAGAGTTTTTAAGTAAAATTAAGAGTCAACTTATCTCTGAACAATAA
- a CDS encoding LamG-like jellyroll fold domain-containing protein — MKKNRIINKSNIVGYLIIALLNSFTYIQAQQSHDLAVLHMQGKGKYDRVFNPQTNLNRLLQNGVQNKATIEFWARHDAPKTGEIVSWKLSNLKTNGREFTIGIQEDKISLKVGAHEQETNLLLNDKLFKNAWYHFALALDKESRELRIFIDGVERLYANNLSLSVEDIYLVNDKKTDLFLAEYRAWSRKKSKDQIQLQQFRTFYKESESALSELKSNGLEIVYTNTNYKSEDYLLGREVISTTWENLLYEYFPNDNLVKEAEVATTLQANKIGEIASNIPHPILNLDKVIVRASDGDGIDEQLLSGTNGVLVKWQHIDGIEEYEVKRRNVRTGETSQQLGDRIDARSKNPSEELFIIDKGGLPNELYQYTVSARKGNIERKTGSDIGFVLPNGVVTGIVQTSSSVPTKFAKVEAIAKNNINPGGALKVNVGKKAIAIKNIDAFRQATGGGTFEFWYKSPQVATGENVVLQIGNSKLTVAGNKISVKLNETTYLEGTKVNDTNWHHYAFTFGREGSSLFEDGELMQGATTANLFALDLRNTNAFYLAETTSATYHLDEVRFWNTAKTPVQIQEYANHIVGGNVEGLFAYYRFDFNDPNKVYNFSTTRRGSYVGESEDILEHLPANAQPSITYATYTNETGNYEFNSLNTGIQGVTNNDNKFEYTIQPSKPRFEFLPSTKLANIPRRLNGAEVKDVNFTDVSSLPVTGVISYRIGENLYPVLKGTSLKLDGAVVQSIEKDEVTTDSNGAYAIKASPGKHTITPERRPALTNEERLNEGSLKFDGKTGYARSAQRINNEGNSFTWSGFVRPFLKVKETDVIPATQTILQWGTLSLKLINNNTLKLYTGTQERLSELLPANNQGQFVFFGVSFNKENGTLTLYVHNRKKNTALSTLEIATNVIVGAESNANAFTNFSKSHLDILEYRATAFDDATITKLREGKYLTPEESALRLSYRFDQKAGTKAIDWVANGLDNNYLQFEGAANFDNAVTVNYRREVEYTYIASEAKLNPQGESYEVVLEEPLQNVNFENITRFSFVGNIVVPCNNNVGAWTGKIVRTDIEFPKFEKTIDNNNFNNDATVFKVEGLLPGQYRVEITNVDSNRTLQSPIIDLRRSNVVYDFEFRNPIELEIELFEFDMAGANDRNNMKDYVGAPINSTCDGKYKFESHDGFKMNVRVFERYGENKCIVEDAEVTLGGDAILSSENLTVSVVSEVKEFFTQVSSPNFLGDHTRSFLISANHNGRTTSTTETAIILGARQGNSDFTLVEPQVGFVLHDPPGDNSFATLEKGATFTKTLSKENGVNTAIDNSIGAKVRLKQTYITGTATGIGAAAIVATGGYIYNANSENKFLIGGEFQYARHSGSETTVVLEKSISTPSDPTYVGEDADVFIGMSQVITFGKGQELKLEGCTPRVINLSNVAKPSTLTPFAYTKQSIQDNVIRNLYDLAIQKYDQNHGITSTPEGRDHLNLDQTLEKLLAASPSDREDKDIKNYQHQIMRWKEIIQKNHDKITKNFATNGKDFSDTTKNLNTNNNQGPAGVGLDPSSLDQRITLDALTEVSYTLTREKTNNAGNEFSGGPYVGGSFSGEFTAVGPGASLSNETKVHNFNSSTDTDTHGNNRVDSFTLNDDDAGDQFDISIKRDPEYDTPMFKTNAGRSSCPFESGTVPREGVELIVDKVVGYGTGDESILYNLTLRNTQVANDATRKTYIVGMAGSSNPLGAVVNLNESPIFEPATTSRFVFDLDPNSSTGVQQEVKAQLRIARGTDAPSEISYENIKIQMYSECEQAGDRYRSYGVDEYAEVGVAPYAEILVTAHFTGACIEEIEADAPQNDWIVNGSDKKELDFTFRIPELKDKPDTDDFSVDLEYTIKGNNTPRILKKLDLKTLKENLDADTDQVSYSADVSGLTDGEYSFRIVPVCGDGGSDNPNNRKNPTPFVKGKISRNAPQLVLTTPDNGGIHTSGTISAKFSAPINPATVNLNSLALRGILGGIPKPLTSVKLDNVSDEITIPHNNKFNLEDKFTVEMWVNPAKFPSGVQVPILQKGRNYHVSLKSDGKVVTNDNVQSNVGLQPFTWTHVAVVYEKQNGNAVIYFNGNPVGSGRISDTANAANEEALLISPMASGDSFVGSLDEVRIWQATRTPAEIASNFKSQLLGNEDALEAYFVFNDNKLAKQGLSGQPDEAVQDFTGNAVGTTATGISFVTNEEAAPLDKTRTVEDIQFETTMSEGNTVINFNMKIQDLEFVEGAQLTVFIKDKKLQDPLGNKVDKASWSFIIDRSKLTWSQNNISVTQNQGEATSIEHIDLVNETGGVDVRYEFKNLPFWMKVSDNDGEIKEGDEKFIRARETKRDFKFEVQSFLSPGVYSSNIYISTSNRVTGHKLGIESFRVEVTVNCPEPIVDRSFENNHPFSMSLRGNLLINSQISTDVKDAVKVYINNQVRGYANVRNNGLVDMTVFGNVSESDALTFKVWDASECTEYEGIVENYNFQVNQSLGVNSPVTFTVGEKVTQRIAVSRGFQELSFNLKDNNVANTLSLSAIKGLPVNSQIIDIMNPTQMATVESDLSFSGELTVLDVSKAYLVNVASAEVKYIQITGVPVNLNTNITITGNNFRNAIPYYPNELQRTGYALRSFTANNVSDGDRIERRGLFAEYSTTEGWRGSLTHLTPGYGYYFKASNSGAINYSGIVARPSLARFAKSANKNQVNNDSSELEEAPAYQDLGETFNANNFANFMYVNGVIEQDDFNVSDKTYTILAYVNNKLSGVSKAEYINDAYHYYLGVGANEAKEVTFKLYDGEKVVDLENTEAFTANKAMGDLNDPYVFKLKSEVTSEEVVNELSLSQNAPNPMREFTQINYSIPEDAHVNLSLYNVLGQKLHTFVNERVAGKQKHTVNWNGVANGEKLESGVYIYELTVEGQKLQRKLIIE, encoded by the coding sequence ATGAAAAAAAATAGAATTATAAATAAAAGTAATATAGTGGGCTATTTAATTATAGCACTATTAAATTCTTTTACTTACATACAAGCACAGCAGTCACATGATTTGGCAGTGTTGCATATGCAAGGTAAAGGAAAATACGACAGGGTATTTAACCCACAAACAAACCTAAATCGCTTATTACAAAATGGCGTACAAAATAAAGCGACTATTGAGTTTTGGGCAAGACATGATGCTCCTAAAACCGGAGAAATAGTAAGCTGGAAACTATCAAATTTAAAAACAAATGGCAGAGAATTTACAATAGGAATTCAAGAAGATAAGATATCTTTAAAGGTAGGAGCACATGAACAAGAAACCAATCTACTTTTAAATGATAAATTATTTAAAAATGCATGGTATCATTTTGCGCTTGCATTAGATAAAGAGAGTCGTGAGTTAAGAATATTTATTGATGGTGTAGAACGTTTATATGCTAATAATTTAAGTTTATCAGTAGAAGATATCTATCTTGTTAATGATAAAAAAACGGATTTATTTTTAGCAGAATACAGAGCATGGTCAAGAAAAAAATCAAAAGATCAAATTCAACTTCAGCAATTCCGTACTTTCTATAAAGAATCAGAAAGCGCATTAAGTGAATTAAAGAGTAATGGATTGGAAATTGTTTATACAAATACCAATTATAAAAGTGAAGATTATTTATTAGGAAGAGAGGTGATTAGTACTACTTGGGAAAATTTATTATACGAATACTTTCCTAATGATAACCTAGTAAAAGAAGCAGAAGTAGCTACTACTTTACAAGCGAATAAAATTGGAGAGATAGCCTCTAACATTCCACATCCAATATTAAATTTAGACAAGGTAATTGTAAGAGCTAGTGATGGTGATGGAATAGATGAGCAGTTATTATCAGGAACTAATGGGGTTTTAGTAAAATGGCAACATATTGATGGTATTGAAGAATATGAAGTAAAAAGGAGAAATGTAAGAACTGGAGAAACCAGTCAACAGTTAGGAGACAGAATTGATGCACGTTCTAAAAATCCATCTGAAGAGTTGTTTATAATAGATAAAGGAGGATTACCAAATGAATTGTATCAATATACAGTTTCAGCTAGAAAAGGTAATATAGAGAGAAAAACAGGAAGTGATATAGGTTTTGTATTACCAAATGGTGTTGTAACAGGAATTGTTCAAACTTCTTCAAGTGTACCAACAAAGTTTGCTAAAGTAGAAGCTATTGCAAAAAACAATATAAATCCTGGAGGAGCTTTAAAAGTAAATGTAGGTAAAAAAGCAATTGCTATTAAAAATATAGATGCATTTAGGCAAGCTACTGGTGGAGGTACTTTTGAGTTTTGGTATAAAAGCCCACAAGTAGCTACAGGAGAAAATGTAGTATTACAAATAGGGAACAGTAAGTTAACAGTAGCAGGAAATAAAATTAGCGTAAAGTTAAATGAAACAACTTATTTAGAAGGAACAAAAGTAAATGATACCAATTGGCATCACTATGCTTTTACTTTTGGAAGAGAAGGATCAAGCTTATTTGAAGACGGAGAACTAATGCAGGGAGCTACTACAGCTAACTTATTTGCGTTAGATTTAAGAAATACCAATGCTTTTTATTTAGCGGAAACTACTAGTGCTACTTATCATTTAGATGAAGTTAGATTTTGGAATACAGCAAAAACACCTGTACAAATTCAAGAATATGCAAACCATATTGTTGGAGGAAATGTAGAAGGATTATTTGCTTACTATCGTTTTGATTTTAACGATCCTAATAAAGTATACAATTTCTCAACAACTAGAAGAGGAAGTTATGTAGGAGAAAGTGAAGATATATTGGAACATTTACCAGCCAATGCACAACCATCAATTACCTATGCAACTTATACTAATGAAACAGGAAATTATGAGTTTAATTCTTTAAATACTGGAATACAAGGGGTTACTAATAATGATAATAAATTTGAGTATACCATTCAACCTTCAAAACCTAGATTTGAGTTTTTACCTAGCACAAAATTAGCGAACATACCAAGAAGGTTAAATGGAGCAGAAGTAAAAGATGTAAACTTTACAGATGTTTCTAGTTTACCGGTTACAGGAGTAATTTCTTATAGAATAGGAGAGAATTTATATCCAGTATTAAAAGGAACATCACTAAAGTTAGACGGTGCTGTAGTTCAAAGTATAGAAAAAGACGAAGTAACTACAGATAGTAATGGAGCATATGCTATTAAAGCATCGCCAGGAAAGCATACCATAACTCCAGAAAGAAGACCAGCTTTAACCAATGAGGAGCGATTAAACGAAGGAAGTTTAAAATTTGATGGAAAAACAGGATATGCCCGCTCAGCACAACGTATAAATAATGAAGGGAATAGTTTTACATGGTCAGGTTTTGTACGTCCATTTTTAAAAGTAAAAGAAACAGACGTTATACCAGCTACACAAACTATTTTACAATGGGGAACGTTGTCGTTAAAGTTAATCAACAATAACACATTAAAACTGTATACAGGAACTCAGGAAAGATTATCAGAGTTGTTACCAGCCAATAACCAAGGACAATTTGTGTTTTTTGGAGTGAGTTTTAATAAAGAAAATGGAACCCTAACACTATACGTTCATAATAGAAAAAAGAACACAGCTTTAAGTACACTTGAAATAGCTACTAATGTAATTGTAGGAGCAGAAAGTAATGCTAATGCATTTACCAATTTCTCAAAATCACATTTAGATATCTTAGAGTATAGAGCAACAGCGTTTGATGATGCTACTATTACTAAATTAAGAGAAGGTAAATATTTAACACCTGAAGAATCAGCATTACGTTTATCATATCGTTTTGATCAGAAAGCAGGAACAAAAGCAATAGATTGGGTAGCAAACGGGCTAGACAATAATTATTTGCAATTTGAAGGAGCAGCTAATTTTGACAACGCAGTAACAGTTAATTATAGAAGAGAAGTAGAGTATACTTATATTGCAAGTGAAGCAAAGTTAAATCCTCAAGGAGAAAGTTATGAAGTAGTATTAGAAGAGCCTTTACAAAATGTAAACTTCGAAAATATAACAAGGTTTAGTTTTGTAGGAAACATAGTAGTACCATGTAATAATAATGTAGGAGCTTGGACAGGTAAAATTGTACGTACAGATATTGAATTTCCAAAGTTTGAAAAAACAATTGATAACAATAACTTTAATAATGACGCTACGGTTTTTAAAGTAGAAGGGTTACTACCAGGACAGTATAGGGTAGAGATAACTAATGTAGATTCAAATAGAACGCTGCAAAGCCCTATTATTGATTTACGCCGTTCTAATGTGGTGTATGATTTTGAATTTAGAAACCCTATTGAGTTAGAAATAGAGTTGTTTGAGTTTGATATGGCAGGAGCAAATGATAGAAATAATATGAAGGATTATGTAGGAGCTCCAATAAATAGTACTTGTGATGGTAAATATAAATTTGAGTCACATGATGGTTTTAAAATGAATGTTCGTGTTTTTGAAAGGTATGGAGAAAATAAATGTATTGTTGAAGATGCAGAGGTTACCTTAGGAGGAGATGCTATTTTATCTAGCGAAAACCTAACAGTATCAGTAGTATCTGAGGTAAAAGAATTTTTCACACAAGTTTCTTCACCAAATTTCTTAGGAGATCATACTAGAAGCTTTTTAATATCTGCAAATCATAATGGAAGAACAACTTCAACTACTGAAACAGCTATTATTTTAGGAGCTCGTCAAGGAAACTCTGATTTTACATTAGTTGAGCCGCAGGTAGGATTTGTATTGCATGATCCTCCAGGAGATAACAGTTTTGCTACGCTAGAAAAAGGAGCAACTTTTACAAAAACGTTATCTAAAGAAAATGGAGTAAATACAGCTATAGATAATTCTATAGGTGCTAAAGTTAGATTAAAGCAAACATATATAACAGGAACAGCAACAGGAATTGGTGCTGCAGCTATCGTAGCTACAGGAGGTTATATTTACAATGCAAATTCAGAAAATAAATTTTTAATAGGAGGAGAGTTTCAATACGCAAGACACAGTGGTAGTGAAACAACAGTAGTTTTAGAAAAATCAATTTCTACACCTTCTGATCCTACTTATGTAGGAGAAGATGCAGATGTATTTATTGGTATGTCTCAGGTAATTACATTTGGAAAAGGGCAAGAATTAAAATTAGAGGGTTGTACACCAAGAGTTATCAATTTAAGTAATGTAGCTAAACCATCTACACTTACTCCTTTTGCATATACTAAACAAAGTATACAAGATAATGTAATTCGTAATTTATATGATTTAGCCATTCAGAAGTACGATCAAAATCACGGTATTACAAGTACCCCTGAAGGTAGAGATCATTTAAATTTAGATCAAACATTAGAAAAACTATTAGCAGCAAGTCCTAGTGATAGAGAGGATAAGGATATTAAAAACTACCAACATCAAATAATGCGTTGGAAGGAAATTATCCAAAAGAATCATGATAAGATTACGAAAAACTTTGCAACCAATGGTAAAGATTTTAGTGATACTACTAAAAATTTAAATACCAATAATAATCAAGGGCCTGCAGGAGTAGGATTAGATCCTTCAAGTTTAGATCAACGTATTACATTAGATGCGTTAACAGAAGTAAGCTATACACTAACAAGAGAAAAAACAAATAATGCAGGAAATGAATTTAGTGGAGGTCCATATGTAGGTGGAAGTTTTTCAGGAGAATTTACAGCGGTAGGCCCTGGTGCTTCTTTAAGTAATGAAACAAAGGTACATAACTTTAATAGTAGTACAGATACGGATACGCATGGTAATAATAGAGTAGATAGTTTTACATTGAATGATGATGATGCAGGAGATCAATTTGATATTTCTATAAAAAGAGATCCAGAGTATGATACACCAATGTTTAAAACAAACGCAGGTAGAAGCTCATGTCCGTTTGAATCAGGTACAGTACCAAGAGAAGGTGTTGAATTAATAGTAGATAAAGTAGTAGGGTATGGTACAGGAGATGAATCAATCTTGTATAACTTAACTTTACGTAACACACAAGTAGCGAATGATGCAACTAGAAAAACCTATATAGTAGGTATGGCAGGATCATCCAATCCATTAGGTGCAGTAGTAAATTTAAACGAATCACCAATTTTTGAGCCAGCTACTACCTCTAGGTTTGTGTTTGACTTAGACCCTAATTCATCAACGGGAGTACAACAAGAAGTAAAAGCACAACTGCGTATTGCAAGAGGTACAGATGCACCTTCTGAAATTTCATACGAGAACATTAAAATTCAAATGTATTCAGAGTGTGAGCAAGCAGGAGATCGTTATCGTTCGTATGGAGTAGATGAATATGCTGAAGTTGGTGTAGCACCATATGCAGAAATCTTAGTAACTGCTCATTTTACAGGAGCTTGTATTGAAGAAATTGAAGCAGATGCACCTCAAAACGATTGGATTGTAAATGGATCTGATAAAAAAGAACTAGATTTTACATTTAGAATACCTGAGTTAAAAGACAAACCAGATACAGATGATTTCTCTGTAGACTTAGAGTATACTATTAAAGGGAATAATACGCCAAGAATTTTAAAGAAGTTAGACTTAAAAACATTAAAAGAAAACTTAGATGCAGATACAGATCAAGTATCGTATAGTGCAGATGTTTCTGGTTTAACTGATGGAGAATACAGTTTTAGAATAGTACCTGTATGTGGTGATGGTGGTTCAGACAATCCTAACAATCGAAAAAATCCAACACCTTTTGTAAAAGGAAAAATTTCAAGAAATGCACCTCAATTAGTGTTAACTACTCCAGATAACGGAGGTATACATACAAGTGGAACCATTTCAGCTAAATTCTCTGCGCCTATTAATCCGGCAACAGTAAACTTAAACTCACTGGCATTAAGAGGTATTTTAGGAGGAATTCCTAAGCCGTTAACTTCTGTGAAATTAGACAATGTATCGGATGAGATCACAATTCCGCACAATAACAAATTTAATTTAGAAGATAAATTTACGGTGGAAATGTGGGTTAATCCAGCAAAATTCCCGTCAGGAGTACAAGTGCCAATTTTACAAAAAGGAAGAAACTACCATGTTTCATTAAAGTCAGATGGAAAAGTAGTAACTAATGATAATGTACAGTCTAATGTTGGTTTACAACCATTTACTTGGACACATGTGGCTGTGGTATATGAGAAGCAAAACGGAAATGCGGTAATCTACTTCAATGGAAACCCAGTAGGTTCGGGTAGAATTTCAGATACAGCCAATGCAGCCAATGAAGAAGCATTGTTAATTTCACCAATGGCTTCAGGAGATTCTTTTGTAGGATCATTGGATGAGGTTAGAATATGGCAGGCAACAAGAACCCCTGCAGAAATAGCTAGTAACTTTAAGAGTCAATTATTAGGTAATGAAGATGCATTAGAAGCTTATTTTGTGTTTAATGATAATAAATTAGCGAAGCAAGGTTTGTCTGGACAACCAGATGAGGCGGTGCAAGACTTTACAGGAAATGCCGTGGGAACTACTGCTACAGGAATTAGTTTTGTAACTAATGAAGAAGCTGCACCTTTAGATAAAACTAGAACAGTTGAAGACATTCAGTTTGAAACTACCATGTCTGAAGGCAATACGGTTATTAACTTCAATATGAAAATTCAAGACTTAGAATTTGTAGAAGGAGCACAATTAACGGTGTTTATTAAAGACAAAAAACTACAAGATCCATTAGGAAATAAAGTAGATAAAGCATCTTGGAGTTTTATAATTGATAGAAGCAAGCTAACTTGGAGTCAAAACAATATTTCAGTTACACAAAATCAAGGAGAAGCAACAAGTATTGAACATATTGATTTGGTAAATGAAACTGGAGGAGTAGATGTTAGGTATGAGTTTAAAAACTTGCCATTCTGGATGAAAGTTTCTGATAACGATGGAGAAATTAAAGAAGGAGATGAGAAGTTTATAAGAGCAAGAGAAACAAAGAGAGACTTTAAGTTTGAAGTACAAAGCTTCTTAAGCCCTGGTGTATATTCATCTAATATTTATATTTCAACTTCTAACAGAGTAACAGGACATAAATTAGGTATTGAAAGCTTTAGGGTTGAGGTAACGGTTAATTGTCCAGAACCAATAGTTGATAGAAGTTTTGAAAATAACCACCCATTCTCTATGAGTTTAAGAGGAAATTTATTAATCAATTCACAAATTTCTACAGATGTAAAAGATGCTGTTAAAGTATACATTAATAATCAAGTAAGAGGGTATGCAAACGTTAGAAACAACGGATTAGTAGATATGACTGTGTTTGGTAATGTATCAGAAAGTGATGCGTTAACATTTAAAGTATGGGATGCATCTGAATGTACAGAATATGAAGGAATTGTAGAGAATTATAACTTCCAAGTAAACCAATCATTAGGAGTAAATAGTCCTGTAACATTTACGGTTGGAGAAAAGGTAACGCAAAGAATTGCAGTAAGTAGAGGATTTCAAGAGTTAAGCTTTAATTTAAAAGATAACAACGTAGCAAATACCTTGTCATTATCAGCAATTAAAGGATTACCAGTGAATTCACAAATTATTGATATTATGAATCCAACACAAATGGCTACTGTAGAAAGTGATTTAAGTTTCTCAGGTGAGTTAACAGTGTTAGATGTATCTAAAGCATACTTAGTAAATGTAGCTTCTGCAGAAGTTAAGTACATTCAAATCACAGGAGTACCAGTAAACTTGAATACAAATATTACTATTACAGGCAATAACTTTAGAAATGCAATTCCATATTATCCAAATGAATTACAACGCACAGGATATGCTTTAAGATCATTTACTGCTAATAACGTAAGTGATGGAGATAGAATTGAAAGAAGAGGATTATTTGCTGAATATTCAACTACAGAAGGATGGCGTGGTAGTTTAACACACCTAACACCTGGATACGGATATTATTTCAAGGCTAGTAATAGTGGCGCTATTAATTATTCAGGTATTGTAGCAAGGCCATCATTAGCAAGATTCGCTAAGTCAGCAAATAAAAATCAAGTAAATAATGATTCAAGTGAATTAGAAGAAGCACCAGCTTATCAAGATTTAGGAGAAACATTTAATGCTAATAATTTTGCGAACTTTATGTATGTAAATGGTGTTATAGAGCAAGATGACTTTAATGTGTCTGATAAAACCTATACCATTTTAGCCTATGTAAACAATAAATTAAGTGGAGTGTCTAAGGCAGAATATATTAACGATGCGTACCATTACTATTTAGGAGTTGGAGCAAATGAAGCTAAAGAAGTAACCTTTAAGTTATACGATGGAGAAAAAGTGGTAGATTTAGAGAATACGGAAGCCTTTACAGCTAATAAAGCAATGGGAGACTTAAACGATCCATATGTATTTAAGCTAAAATCAGAGGTAACATCTGAGGAGGTAGTTAATGAATTGTCATTATCACAAAATGCACCAAACCCAATGCGTGAGTTTACACAAATTAACTATAGTATTCCAGAAGATGCACATGTAAACCTTAGTTTATATAATGTATTAGGACAAAAACTACACACTTTTGTAAATGAGCGTGTAGCAGGAAAACAAAAGCACACAGTAAATTGGAACGGAGTAGCCAATGGTGAAAAGTTAGAAAGTGGTGTGTATATTTATGAGTTAACCGTTGAAGGACAAAAACTACAACGTAAATTAATTATAGAATAA
- a CDS encoding MBL fold metallo-hydrolase, whose product MKKLKFKRLLVIILLTTFSFSYSQGKAKVQKISNNIYSISIFHYNSLVVIGDKGVLVVDPANSYRAQLIQKEINKLTTLPVTHVVLSHEHYDHIGGTEVFPNAQIYAQNNARSIFKLDVRGITPKRVDNWFETDATIMMGKTRVNLHHYGAGDGVASSIVHLPKENVVYCVDMFVNGAITEGKWLEDSNLLGVRKILNNLTALNPKYVVNGHSDGLDPKHLIKASQFYNDLYDAIAPTMIKATKKGYLETMEAIKTLPKTTELRQHKDLKNYDSLPTHVYRMAMAIFHGG is encoded by the coding sequence ATGAAAAAATTAAAATTTAAAAGACTATTAGTCATAATCTTATTAACAACATTTAGCTTTAGCTATAGCCAAGGAAAGGCTAAAGTTCAAAAAATATCTAATAACATCTATTCTATTTCAATATTTCATTATAACTCATTAGTTGTAATTGGAGATAAAGGTGTACTTGTGGTTGATCCTGCAAACTCATATAGAGCACAATTAATTCAAAAAGAAATTAATAAGCTTACAACATTACCTGTAACACACGTTGTATTAAGTCATGAACATTATGATCATATTGGAGGAACAGAAGTTTTTCCTAACGCTCAAATTTATGCTCAAAATAATGCTCGATCTATTTTTAAATTAGATGTTAGAGGGATCACTCCTAAAAGAGTAGACAACTGGTTTGAAACTGATGCTACAATTATGATGGGGAAAACTAGAGTTAACCTTCATCATTATGGAGCTGGAGATGGTGTAGCTTCAAGTATTGTTCATTTACCTAAAGAAAATGTAGTTTACTGTGTTGATATGTTTGTTAATGGAGCTATCACGGAAGGCAAATGGCTTGAAGACTCTAACTTGTTAGGTGTACGAAAAATACTGAATAACTTAACTGCTTTAAATCCAAAATATGTTGTTAATGGCCATTCTGACGGACTAGATCCTAAACATTTAATTAAAGCGTCTCAATTTTATAATGACCTTTATGACGCTATAGCTCCTACCATGATTAAGGCTACTAAAAAAGGTTACTTAGAAACTATGGAAGCTATTAAAACATTGCCTAAAACCACTGAATTACGTCAGCATAAGGATTTAAAAAATTACGATTCTCTTCCAACACATGTATACAGAATGGCTATGGCTATTTTTCACGGCGGATAA